One Penicillium oxalicum strain HP7-1 chromosome III, whole genome shotgun sequence genomic region harbors:
- a CDS encoding Superoxide dismutase produces MATLTHSLPPLPYAYDALEPIISKQIMQLHHQKHHQTYINNLNAALSAQITATQSNDVATLISLQQKIKFNGGGHINHSLFWKNLTPPGSAENDLVKAAPSLRDAIATRWGSYDEFVKAFSAELLGLQGSGWGWLVSKGGARGRLEIVATKDQDPVAATDVPVFGVDMWEHAYYLQYLNNKVGYVEGIWKIINWTEAEKRYTAGVENWLKL; encoded by the exons ATGGCAACCCTCACCCATTCACTGCCTCCCCTGCCCTATGCCTACGAC GCTCTAGAACCTATCATCTCCAAGCAGATCATGCAACTGCATCACCAGAAGCATCACCAAACCTACATCAATAATCTCAATGCTGCCCTTTCTGCCCAAATCACCGCCACCCAGTCCAACGACGTGGCTACTCTGATCAGTCTTCAGCAGAAAATCAAGTTCAATGGCGGTGGACACATCAACCATTCGCTCTTCTGGAAGAATCTAACTCCCCCGGGGAGTGCCGAGAATGACCTGGTCAAGGCCGCTCCGTCCCTGCGAGATGCCATTGCTACCCGCTGGGGGTCCTACGATGAGTTTGTCAAGGCTTTCAGTGCAGAGTTGCTGGGTCTGCAAGGTAGTGGATGGGGTTGGCTGGTGAGTAAAGGTGGTGCACGGGGACGATTGGAGATTGTCGCCACCAAGGATCAGGATCCGGTGGCAGCGACGGATGTCCCTGTGTTTGGAGTGGATATGTGGGAGCATGCTTATTATCTCCAG TATCTGAATAATAAGGTCGGCTATGTGGAGGGCATCTGGAAGATTATCAATTGGACCGAAGCCGAGAAGCGATACACGGCCGGCGTGGAGAACTGGCTCAAGTTGTAA